In a genomic window of Streptomyces sp. NBC_01231:
- a CDS encoding M23 family metallopeptidase, with product MRSPRRHPLLVPALLCALAVLAARPIYAADGEGSAGGQGAAGSGISAQVARLYEDAAVATQSYEAGRREAETRRAQALRTEALLDRERRETAVLHEELGRIARAQYRSGGGTPLTAQILLASTTEELMRGQHVFSQSQLAVNNAIDKSRRAENRLAADEARAAAAWQALERRSSELADLKEDIEQKLEQARWQLQGQADASVAAGSCRGAVRLDQPKASFTSAWVAPVESYQLSAGFGSGGTRWANRHTGQDFAVPIGTPVRAVGAGQVVRVSCGGAFGIEVVVEHAGGYYSQYAHLAAVTVDQGEQVSPGQWIGQSGTTGNSSGPHLHFEVRVTPEMGSAVDPVPWLSARGVPVG from the coding sequence ATGCGATCACCTCGCCGTCACCCGCTGCTCGTTCCGGCGCTGCTGTGTGCGTTGGCGGTGCTGGCGGCCCGTCCCATCTACGCCGCCGACGGCGAGGGGAGCGCGGGTGGGCAGGGTGCGGCGGGGTCGGGGATCAGCGCGCAGGTGGCCCGGCTCTACGAGGACGCGGCCGTGGCGACCCAGAGCTACGAGGCGGGGCGCCGTGAGGCCGAGACGCGGCGGGCGCAGGCGCTGCGGACCGAGGCGCTTCTCGACCGTGAGCGGCGGGAGACCGCCGTGCTGCACGAGGAGCTGGGGCGGATCGCACGGGCCCAGTACCGCAGTGGCGGTGGGACACCGCTGACCGCACAGATCCTTCTGGCCAGTACGACCGAGGAGTTGATGCGCGGTCAGCACGTCTTCTCCCAGTCGCAACTCGCAGTCAACAACGCGATCGACAAGAGCCGGCGGGCCGAGAACCGACTGGCCGCGGACGAGGCGAGGGCGGCGGCCGCCTGGCAGGCCCTCGAGCGGCGGAGCTCCGAGCTCGCCGACCTGAAGGAGGACATCGAGCAGAAGCTGGAGCAGGCTCGTTGGCAGTTGCAGGGACAGGCCGATGCCTCCGTCGCGGCAGGTTCCTGCCGCGGTGCTGTCCGGCTGGACCAGCCGAAGGCGTCCTTCACGAGCGCATGGGTGGCCCCCGTGGAGTCCTACCAACTGTCCGCCGGTTTCGGCAGCGGTGGTACCCGGTGGGCCAACCGGCACACCGGGCAGGACTTCGCGGTGCCCATCGGTACGCCGGTCCGGGCGGTCGGCGCGGGGCAGGTGGTGAGGGTGTCGTGCGGGGGAGCCTTCGGCATCGAGGTCGTCGTGGAGCACGCGGGCGGCTACTACTCCCAGTACGCCCATCTCGCCGCCGTCACCGTCGACCAGGGCGAACAGGTGAGTCCCGGCCAGTGGATCGGGCAGTCGGGCACGACCGGCAACTCCAGCGGTCCCCACCTGCACTTCGAGGTGCGGGTCACGCCGGAGATGGGGTCGGCGGTGGATCCGGTGCCGTGGTTGTCGGCGCGAGGGGTGCCGGTGGGATGA
- a CDS encoding Cof-type HAD-IIB family hydrolase, translating into MTSATRQPETPAATVPPRLIATDLDGTLLRDDKSVSPRTVAALAAAEEAGIEVFFVTGRPARWMDVVSDHVHGHGLAICGNGAAVVDLHGGPGAHRFVKVRELARKNALDAVRMLREAAPGTVYAVEQTYGFYQEPDYPKLHMEIPDFLAPAEELLAPDAPGADEPVLKILAYHPTVDPDAFLTLARLAIGERANVTRSSPSALLEISGPEVSKASTLALCCAERGISHEEVVAFGDMPNDVEMLTWAGRSYAMGNAHPDVLAAASGRTVANNDDGVAVVIERLLAERR; encoded by the coding sequence GTGACCTCAGCGACTCGACAGCCCGAGACCCCGGCCGCCACCGTTCCGCCGCGACTGATCGCCACCGATCTGGACGGCACCCTGTTGCGCGACGACAAGTCGGTCTCGCCGCGCACCGTCGCGGCCCTTGCCGCCGCCGAGGAGGCGGGCATCGAGGTCTTCTTCGTCACCGGTCGCCCGGCCCGCTGGATGGATGTCGTCAGCGACCATGTCCACGGCCACGGCCTGGCAATCTGCGGCAACGGCGCGGCCGTGGTCGATCTGCACGGCGGTCCGGGGGCCCACCGGTTCGTGAAGGTGCGGGAACTGGCCCGGAAGAACGCGCTGGACGCCGTACGGATGCTGCGGGAGGCGGCGCCCGGCACGGTGTACGCGGTGGAGCAGACGTACGGCTTCTACCAGGAGCCCGACTATCCGAAGCTGCACATGGAGATTCCCGACTTTCTCGCACCGGCCGAGGAGCTGCTGGCGCCGGATGCCCCCGGTGCCGACGAGCCGGTCCTGAAGATCCTCGCGTATCACCCCACGGTCGACCCGGACGCCTTTCTCACCCTTGCCCGCCTCGCCATCGGTGAACGCGCCAACGTGACCCGCTCCAGCCCGAGCGCCCTGCTGGAGATCAGCGGCCCCGAGGTCTCCAAGGCCAGCACGCTCGCCCTGTGCTGTGCCGAGCGCGGCATCTCGCACGAGGAGGTCGTCGCCTTCGGGGACATGCCGAACGATGTCGAGATGCTCACGTGGGCGGGCCGGTCGTACGCGATGGGCAATGCGCACCCGGATGTGCTCGCCGCGGCCTCCGGCCGGACGGTCGCCAACAACGACGACGGGGTGGCGGTCGTGATCGAGCGGCTGCTGGCGGAGAGAAGGTAG
- a CDS encoding RNA 2'-phosphotransferase encodes MNENEKERAERRTVKVSKYLSKHLRHQPERIGLILDEGGWVEIDVLIAAAAAHGFRFSRDELDHVVAANDKQRFAIDGTRIRASQGHSIDIDLGLAPAPPPPYLYHGTTDRCLEAIRVEGLRPMNRHDVHLSPDRETATRVGARRGRPVVLSVGSGAMHRDGLVFQVSANGVWLTKAVPPQYLRFPEPR; translated from the coding sequence ATGAACGAGAACGAGAAGGAGAGAGCCGAGAGACGGACCGTGAAGGTGTCCAAATACCTCTCGAAGCACCTCCGGCACCAGCCGGAACGGATCGGGCTCATCCTCGACGAGGGCGGATGGGTCGAGATCGACGTACTGATCGCCGCGGCCGCGGCCCACGGTTTCCGGTTCAGCCGGGACGAGCTGGACCATGTGGTCGCCGCCAACGACAAGCAGCGCTTCGCGATCGACGGCACCCGGATCCGCGCCAGCCAGGGCCACAGCATCGACATCGACCTCGGGCTGGCGCCTGCGCCTCCGCCGCCGTATCTGTACCACGGGACCACGGACCGCTGTCTGGAGGCGATCCGCGTTGAGGGACTGCGGCCCATGAACCGGCACGACGTGCATCTCTCGCCCGACCGGGAGACGGCGACCCGCGTCGGCGCCCGCCGCGGCCGGCCCGTCGTGCTGTCGGTGGGCTCGGGCGCGATGCACCGCGACGGCCTTGTCTTCCAGGTCAGCGCCAACGGAGTGTGGCTGACGAAGGCCGTACCCCCGCAGTACCTGCGATTTCCCGAGCCGCGCTGA
- a CDS encoding cytochrome ubiquinol oxidase subunit I yields the protein MELALAPETLARWQFGITTVYHFLFVPLTISLAALTAGLQTAWVRTEKEKYLRATKFWGKLFLINIAMGVVTGIVQEFQFGMNWSDYSRFVGDVFGAPLAFEALIAFFFESTFIGLWIFGWDKLPKRIHLACIWMVSIGTILSAYFILAANSWMQHPVGYRINEAKGRAELTDFWLVLTQNTALAQAFHTLSAAFLTGGAFMVGISAFHLLRKKHIREMKTSLRLGLVTVAVGGLLTAVSGDTLGKIMFEQQPMKMAAAEALWDGEAPAPFSVFAYGDVDAGHNKVAIEVPGLLSFLANDDFSSYVPGINDVNKSEQEKFGPGDYRPNIPVAYWGFRWMIGFGMTSFAIGLAGLWLTRKKFALPQHLRVGDDEVPHLVLFRKKALGPTLTTWYWRIAILTLAFPLIANSWGWIFTEMGRQPWVVYGVLQTRDAVSPGVSQGEVLTSMIVFTSLYAILAVVEVKLLAKYVKAGPPELTEADLNPPTKIGGDSRDADKPMAFSY from the coding sequence GTGGAACTGGCTCTGGCGCCGGAGACCCTGGCGCGCTGGCAGTTCGGAATCACCACCGTCTACCACTTCCTGTTCGTCCCGCTGACGATCTCGCTGGCCGCCCTCACGGCCGGACTGCAGACCGCGTGGGTGCGCACGGAGAAGGAGAAGTACCTCAGGGCCACCAAGTTCTGGGGCAAGCTCTTCCTGATCAACATCGCGATGGGTGTGGTCACCGGCATCGTGCAGGAGTTCCAGTTCGGCATGAACTGGTCCGACTACTCACGCTTCGTCGGGGACGTCTTCGGCGCCCCGCTCGCCTTCGAGGCACTGATCGCCTTCTTCTTCGAGTCCACCTTCATCGGCCTGTGGATCTTCGGCTGGGACAAGCTGCCCAAGAGGATCCACCTGGCGTGCATCTGGATGGTCTCGATCGGCACGATCCTGTCGGCGTACTTCATCCTGGCGGCCAACTCCTGGATGCAGCACCCGGTCGGCTACCGGATCAACGAGGCGAAGGGACGGGCCGAGCTCACCGACTTCTGGCTGGTACTGACCCAGAACACCGCGCTCGCCCAGGCCTTCCACACCCTCTCCGCGGCCTTCCTCACCGGCGGTGCCTTCATGGTCGGCATCTCCGCCTTCCATCTGCTGCGCAAGAAGCACATCCGCGAGATGAAGACCTCGCTGCGCCTCGGCCTGGTGACGGTCGCTGTCGGCGGCCTGCTCACCGCGGTGAGCGGCGACACCCTCGGCAAGATCATGTTCGAGCAGCAGCCGATGAAGATGGCCGCCGCCGAGGCGCTGTGGGACGGCGAGGCGCCCGCGCCCTTCTCCGTCTTCGCCTACGGCGACGTCGACGCCGGCCACAACAAGGTCGCCATCGAGGTCCCGGGCCTGCTGTCCTTCCTCGCGAACGACGACTTCAGCTCGTACGTTCCGGGCATCAACGACGTCAACAAGTCCGAGCAGGAGAAGTTCGGTCCCGGTGACTACCGGCCCAACATCCCGGTCGCCTACTGGGGCTTCCGCTGGATGATCGGTTTCGGCATGACGTCCTTCGCCATCGGACTGGCCGGGCTCTGGCTCACCCGCAAGAAGTTCGCGCTGCCACAGCACCTCAGGGTCGGCGACGACGAGGTGCCGCATCTCGTCCTCTTCAGGAAGAAGGCCCTCGGTCCGACGCTCACCACCTGGTACTGGCGCATCGCGATCCTGACCCTGGCCTTCCCGCTGATCGCCAACTCCTGGGGCTGGATCTTCACCGAGATGGGCCGCCAGCCGTGGGTCGTCTACGGCGTCCTGCAGACCAGGGACGCGGTCTCCCCCGGCGTCTCCCAGGGCGAGGTCCTCACCTCGATGATCGTCTTCACCAGTCTGTACGCCATCCTCGCCGTCGTCGAGGTCAAGCTGCTCGCGAAGTACGTGAAGGCCGGCCCGCCCGAGCTCACCGAGGCCGACCTCAACCCGCCCACGAAGATCGGCGGCGACTCCCGTGACGCCGACAAGCCGATGGCCTTCTCGTACTAG
- the cydB gene encoding cytochrome d ubiquinol oxidase subunit II produces the protein MELHDVWFVLIAVLWTGYFFLEGFDFGVGVLTKLLARDRTEKRVLINTIGPVWDGNEVWLLTAGGATFAAFPEWYATLFSGFYLPLLLILVCLIVRGVAFEYRVKRPEENWQRNWETAIFWTSLIPAFLWGVAFGNIVRGVKIDQNFDYVGTVWDLLNPYALLGGLVTLTLFTFHGTVFTALKTVGDIRVRARKLASVVGLAAAVLALVFLLWTQVDGGDGKSLVALVVAVGALVAALVANQAGREGWSFALSGVTIVAAVAMLFLTLFPNVMPSSLNEDWSLTVTNASSSPYTLKIMTWCAAIATPVVMLYQGWTYWVFRKRIGTQHIAADTAH, from the coding sequence ATGGAACTTCACGACGTCTGGTTCGTACTCATCGCCGTCCTGTGGACCGGCTACTTCTTCCTGGAGGGCTTCGACTTCGGGGTCGGCGTCCTCACCAAGCTGCTCGCCCGCGACCGGACCGAGAAGCGGGTGCTGATCAACACCATCGGCCCCGTCTGGGACGGCAACGAGGTATGGCTGCTGACGGCCGGCGGTGCGACCTTCGCCGCCTTCCCCGAGTGGTACGCCACGCTCTTCTCCGGCTTCTACCTGCCCCTGTTGCTCATCCTGGTCTGTCTGATCGTCCGGGGTGTGGCCTTCGAGTACCGGGTGAAGCGGCCCGAGGAGAACTGGCAGCGCAACTGGGAGACCGCGATCTTCTGGACCTCGCTGATCCCGGCGTTCCTGTGGGGTGTGGCCTTCGGCAACATCGTGCGGGGCGTCAAGATCGACCAGAACTTCGACTACGTCGGCACCGTCTGGGACCTCCTCAACCCGTACGCGCTCCTCGGCGGTCTGGTGACCCTGACGCTGTTCACCTTCCACGGCACGGTGTTCACAGCACTCAAGACCGTCGGGGACATCCGGGTGCGGGCACGGAAGCTGGCGTCGGTCGTCGGTCTGGCCGCCGCGGTACTGGCGCTGGTCTTCCTGCTGTGGACACAGGTCGACGGCGGTGACGGCAAGAGTCTGGTCGCGCTCGTCGTGGCGGTCGGCGCACTGGTCGCTGCCCTCGTCGCCAACCAGGCCGGACGCGAGGGCTGGTCGTTCGCCCTGTCCGGGGTCACCATCGTGGCCGCCGTGGCGATGCTGTTCCTGACGCTCTTCCCGAACGTCATGCCGTCCTCGCTCAATGAGGACTGGAGCCTCACCGTCACCAACGCCTCATCCAGCCCGTACACCCTGAAGATCATGACGTGGTGCGCGGCGATCGCCACGCCCGTCGTCATGCTCTACCAGGGCTGGACCTACTGGGTGTTCCGCAAGCGGATCGGCACACAGCACATCGCTGCCGACACCGCTCACTGA
- a CDS encoding LLM class flavin-dependent oxidoreductase, whose product MSLRLSTVILPYRRWHEDGRSAWQRAEQLGFHSAYTYDHLSWRSFRDGPWFGALPTLTAAAGVTDTLRLGTLVTSPNFRHPVTLAKELISLDDISGGRVTLGIGAGGNGFDATVLGQEPWPPRERADRFAEFVSLLDRLLTEDGTKGVSYEGDHYSAHGARNIPGCLQRPRLPFAVAATGPRGLELAARYGQAWVTTGDPKLYENGTPEQSVHAIRRQTEKLADACAALGRDVRELDKILLTGFTPDRGSPLQSLDAFVDFAGRHRDLGFTEIVVHWPISGSDFAADEKIFEQIAMEAPAQL is encoded by the coding sequence ATGAGTTTGCGTCTGAGTACCGTGATCCTTCCGTACCGCCGTTGGCACGAGGACGGCCGTTCGGCATGGCAGCGCGCTGAGCAACTCGGTTTCCACTCCGCCTACACCTACGACCACCTGTCCTGGCGCAGTTTCCGGGACGGGCCCTGGTTCGGTGCTCTCCCGACGCTGACCGCCGCCGCGGGTGTCACCGACACCCTGCGCCTGGGAACACTCGTGACCTCGCCGAACTTCCGGCACCCGGTGACGCTCGCCAAGGAGCTGATCTCCCTCGACGACATCTCCGGCGGGCGGGTCACGCTCGGTATCGGTGCGGGCGGCAACGGCTTCGACGCCACGGTGCTCGGACAGGAACCGTGGCCCCCGCGCGAGCGCGCCGACCGCTTTGCCGAGTTCGTGTCGCTCCTCGACCGGTTGCTGACCGAGGACGGCACCAAGGGAGTGTCGTACGAGGGCGACCACTACTCGGCGCACGGCGCACGCAACATCCCCGGCTGCCTCCAGCGTCCCCGGCTTCCGTTCGCGGTGGCCGCGACCGGGCCGCGCGGGCTCGAGCTCGCCGCCCGGTACGGGCAGGCCTGGGTGACGACCGGCGACCCCAAGCTGTACGAGAACGGCACTCCCGAGCAGTCGGTTCACGCTATTCGCCGGCAGACGGAGAAGCTGGCCGACGCATGTGCCGCGCTCGGGCGGGACGTGCGCGAGCTGGACAAGATCCTGCTGACCGGCTTCACCCCGGACCGCGGCAGTCCGCTCCAGTCCCTCGACGCGTTCGTGGACTTCGCAGGCCGGCACCGCGATCTGGGCTTCACCGAGATCGTGGTCCACTGGCCCATCTCCGGATCGGACTTCGCCGCGGACGAGAAGATCTTCGAGCAGATCGCCATGGAGGCACCCGCCCAGCTGTGA
- the cydD gene encoding thiol reductant ABC exporter subunit CydD, producing the protein MFHVKPIDPRLIRYARTTRLFLVAVVGLGAVGALLVIAQAMLIAEVVVGAFQHGMSVADLRTPLLLLLAVAGGRALVSWLTELAAHRASAAVKSELRGRLLERAVALGPEWLSGQRTGSIVALATRGVDALDGYFSRYLPQLGLAVVVPVAVLVRIVTEDWVSAAIIVGTLPLIPLFMVLIGWATQSRMDRQWRLLSRLSGHFLDVVAGLPTLKVFGRAKAQADSIRRITGEYRQATMRTLRIAFISSFALELLSTLSVALVAVTIGMRLVHGDMDLYIGLVILVLAPEAYLPLRQVGAQYHAAAEGLAAAEEIFSVLETPVPASGSGAVQSGALAFEGVTVRYAGRSADAVTDVSFAVEPGETVALVGPSGAGKSTLLNVLLGFVRPSEGRVLVGGVDLAEADLEQWRSRIAWVPQRPHLFAGTIGENVRLARPDADDSAVRRALGDADALAFVDALPLGADTVLGEDGAGLSAGQRQRLALARAFLADRPVLLLDEPTAALDGATEAEVVEAVRRLSGGRTVLLVVHRPALLGVADRVVRLVEPLSSAQVDGVARAPEALASEVGASAAPEAPETVVPEPQARGVLARVRALSGARSGQLALALLLGSLALGSAVGLMATSGWLISRASQQPPVLYLMVAVTGTRAFGIGRAVFRYAERLVSHDAVLRMLADTRVAVYRRLERLAPAGLRRTRRGDLLSRLVADVDALQDYWLRWLLPAGAAVVVSAASVGFTAWLLPEAGATLAVGLLAAGAGVPLITGAVARRAERRLSPARGTLATRVTDLLTGTAELTVAGALPGRTAEARRADGTLTRIASRTAAATALGDGLTALISGLTVVGSALVGAQAVSDGRLGGVAMAVVVLTPLAAFEAVLGLPLAVQYRQRVRKSAERVYEVLDAPEPVREPERPRQAPASPFPVVVKGLTARHAGQDRDALAGIDLALEEGRRIAVVGPSGSGKTTLAQVLLRFLDTEAGSYTLGGVDAYALDGDDVRRLVGLCAQDAHLFDSSVRENLLLARKDATEDELRDALRRARLLDWAEALPDGLDTLVGEHGARLSGGQRQRLALARALLADFPVLVLDEPSEHLDLPTADALTADLLAATEGRTTLLITHRLAGLTAVDEVIVLDEGRVVQRGAYAELVAATGPLRGMAEREEAADLLVGTR; encoded by the coding sequence ATGTTTCACGTGAAACCGATCGATCCGCGTCTGATCCGGTACGCCCGCACCACTCGGCTCTTCCTGGTGGCGGTCGTCGGCCTGGGCGCCGTCGGGGCCCTCCTGGTCATCGCGCAGGCGATGCTCATCGCCGAAGTGGTGGTGGGAGCTTTCCAGCACGGCATGTCCGTCGCCGACCTCCGCACTCCCCTGCTGCTGTTGCTGGCCGTCGCGGGTGGCCGCGCGCTGGTCTCCTGGCTCACCGAACTCGCCGCGCACCGTGCGAGCGCGGCAGTGAAGTCGGAGCTGCGAGGGCGGTTGCTGGAGCGCGCCGTCGCACTGGGGCCCGAGTGGCTGAGCGGACAACGGACCGGATCGATAGTCGCGCTCGCCACCCGGGGGGTCGACGCTCTCGACGGCTACTTCTCCCGCTATCTGCCGCAGTTGGGCCTCGCGGTGGTCGTGCCGGTGGCGGTGCTGGTGCGGATCGTCACCGAGGACTGGGTCTCCGCGGCCATCATCGTCGGGACCCTGCCGCTCATTCCGCTCTTCATGGTGCTGATCGGCTGGGCCACGCAGTCCCGGATGGACCGTCAGTGGCGGCTCCTGTCCCGGCTGTCCGGGCACTTCCTGGACGTGGTGGCCGGCCTGCCGACCCTGAAGGTGTTCGGGCGGGCCAAGGCGCAGGCGGATTCCATCCGGCGCATCACCGGGGAGTACCGGCAGGCGACCATGCGGACGCTGCGGATCGCGTTCATCTCGTCCTTCGCTCTGGAGTTGCTGTCGACGCTGTCGGTGGCGCTGGTCGCCGTGACGATCGGAATGCGGCTCGTGCACGGGGACATGGACCTGTACATCGGTCTGGTCATCCTGGTGCTCGCGCCCGAGGCCTATCTTCCGCTGCGGCAGGTGGGAGCGCAGTATCACGCGGCGGCTGAGGGACTGGCCGCCGCGGAGGAGATCTTCTCGGTGCTCGAGACGCCGGTTCCGGCCTCGGGCTCCGGTGCCGTGCAGTCCGGGGCCCTGGCCTTCGAAGGGGTCACCGTCCGGTATGCCGGACGGTCGGCGGACGCGGTGACTGACGTGTCTTTCGCCGTCGAGCCCGGGGAGACGGTCGCGCTCGTCGGGCCGAGCGGTGCGGGCAAGTCGACGCTGCTCAACGTGCTGCTGGGATTTGTGCGGCCCAGCGAGGGCCGGGTCCTGGTCGGGGGAGTGGATCTCGCCGAGGCCGATCTGGAGCAATGGCGCTCGCGTATCGCGTGGGTGCCGCAGCGACCGCACCTGTTCGCCGGGACGATCGGCGAGAACGTACGCCTCGCCCGTCCGGACGCCGACGACTCCGCCGTACGACGTGCTCTGGGTGACGCCGATGCGCTGGCGTTCGTGGACGCGTTGCCCCTGGGCGCCGACACGGTGCTGGGCGAGGACGGGGCCGGGCTGTCCGCCGGCCAGCGGCAACGCCTCGCACTCGCCCGGGCGTTTCTCGCCGACCGGCCGGTGCTGCTGCTCGACGAACCGACGGCCGCCCTCGACGGGGCGACGGAGGCCGAGGTCGTGGAGGCGGTACGGCGACTGTCCGGGGGACGGACGGTCCTGCTGGTGGTGCACCGGCCGGCGCTGCTCGGGGTGGCGGACCGGGTGGTACGGCTGGTGGAGCCTCTTTCCTCCGCTCAGGTGGACGGCGTGGCCAGGGCGCCCGAGGCGCTTGCGAGCGAGGTGGGAGCCAGTGCTGCTCCGGAAGCGCCCGAGACGGTCGTGCCGGAGCCCCAGGCCCGTGGCGTCCTCGCCCGCGTGCGCGCCCTGTCCGGTGCCCGGAGCGGACAACTCGCACTCGCCCTGTTGCTGGGCAGTCTCGCGCTCGGCAGTGCCGTCGGCCTCATGGCCACCTCCGGGTGGCTCATCTCCCGGGCCTCGCAGCAGCCGCCGGTGCTCTATCTGATGGTGGCCGTGACGGGGACGCGGGCCTTCGGGATCGGGCGGGCCGTCTTCCGGTACGCCGAGCGGCTCGTGTCGCACGACGCCGTGCTGCGCATGCTGGCCGACACCAGGGTCGCCGTGTACCGGCGTCTGGAGCGGCTGGCGCCCGCAGGACTGCGGCGCACCCGCCGAGGGGACCTGCTGTCCCGGCTCGTCGCCGACGTGGACGCCTTGCAGGACTACTGGTTGCGCTGGCTGCTGCCCGCCGGTGCCGCCGTGGTCGTGTCCGCCGCGTCCGTCGGCTTCACCGCCTGGCTGCTGCCGGAGGCCGGAGCCACGCTCGCCGTCGGACTGCTGGCCGCCGGCGCGGGTGTCCCGCTGATCACCGGTGCCGTCGCCCGACGGGCCGAGCGCAGGCTGTCCCCCGCGAGGGGAACACTGGCGACCCGGGTGACCGACCTGCTCACCGGGACCGCCGAGCTGACCGTCGCCGGCGCGCTGCCCGGACGTACCGCCGAGGCGCGACGGGCCGACGGGACGCTCACCCGGATCGCCTCGCGCACCGCCGCCGCGACCGCGCTCGGTGACGGACTCACCGCGCTGATCTCCGGTCTGACCGTCGTCGGGAGCGCTCTCGTGGGCGCCCAGGCGGTCTCCGACGGGCGGCTGGGCGGCGTGGCCATGGCGGTCGTCGTGCTGACCCCGCTGGCCGCCTTCGAGGCCGTCCTCGGCCTGCCGCTCGCCGTGCAGTACCGCCAGCGGGTGCGCAAGAGCGCTGAGCGCGTGTACGAGGTGCTCGACGCGCCCGAGCCGGTACGGGAGCCGGAGCGGCCCCGGCAGGCGCCCGCGTCTCCCTTCCCGGTCGTGGTGAAGGGACTGACGGCCCGGCACGCGGGGCAGGACCGGGACGCGCTGGCCGGAATCGACTTGGCTCTGGAGGAGGGGCGCCGTATCGCCGTGGTCGGGCCGTCCGGCTCCGGCAAGACGACGCTCGCACAGGTGCTGCTGCGATTCCTGGACACGGAGGCGGGCTCGTACACGCTGGGCGGCGTGGACGCGTACGCGCTGGACGGCGACGACGTACGGCGACTCGTCGGCCTGTGTGCGCAGGACGCGCACCTCTTCGACAGCTCGGTGCGCGAGAACCTCCTCCTCGCCCGGAAGGACGCGACCGAGGACGAACTGCGGGACGCGCTGCGGCGGGCCCGGCTGCTCGACTGGGCCGAGGCTCTGCCCGACGGCCTGGACACGCTGGTCGGCGAGCACGGAGCGCGGCTGTCCGGTGGGCAGCGGCAGCGGCTGGCGCTGGCCCGGGCGCTGCTGGCCGACTTCCCCGTCCTCGTGCTCGATGAGCCTTCCGAGCATCTCGACCTGCCGACGGCCGACGCGCTCACCGCCGACCTGCTGGCCGCCACCGAGGGCCGTACGACCCTGCTCATCACCCACCGACTGGCCGGACTGACGGCCGTCGACGAGGTGATCGTGCTGGACGAGGGTCGCGTGGTGCAGCGGGGGGCCTACGCGGAGCTGGTGGCGGCGACGGGTCCGTTGCGGGGGATGGCGGAGCGGGAGGAGGCGGCGGACCTGCTGGTGGGGACGCGATAG
- a CDS encoding MerR family transcriptional regulator, which yields MEDLAHLSGATVRTIRAYQDRGLLPRPERRGRANVYTDAHLARLRQIADLLDRGYTLAAIKELLEAWDAGRGLDGVLGLVAEVDGPRTDEEAVRISRAELDERFGGTWNDEAVAEAVGLGVLEPVPGDDDVYLVPSPQELAVAAELQAAGIPLSTISGPLRELRVQVEHIASRFLEFTTEQVFAHCLDGPHRPTDANTAVAASLIRKVRPLAQRTVDAELTRAMSLFALRHLRLRLGAEEAPPPEDRTRCVAMPAETMRAVEGLVGAERATEFIALAAEREVRARALDRLAPSHGTSVDLDEAP from the coding sequence ATCGAGGACCTCGCGCACCTCAGTGGGGCCACGGTCCGTACCATCCGCGCCTACCAGGACCGCGGCCTGCTCCCCCGTCCGGAGCGCCGCGGTCGGGCCAATGTCTACACGGACGCCCATCTGGCGCGCCTGCGTCAGATCGCCGATCTCCTCGACCGCGGCTACACCCTGGCCGCCATCAAGGAGTTGCTGGAGGCGTGGGACGCGGGCCGGGGCCTGGACGGAGTGCTGGGGCTGGTCGCCGAGGTCGACGGTCCGCGGACCGACGAGGAGGCGGTACGGATCTCACGCGCCGAGTTGGACGAGCGGTTCGGCGGCACTTGGAACGACGAGGCGGTCGCCGAGGCCGTGGGGCTGGGTGTGCTGGAGCCGGTCCCCGGTGACGACGACGTCTACCTCGTGCCGAGCCCTCAAGAGCTGGCCGTAGCCGCCGAGTTGCAGGCAGCGGGCATTCCGCTGTCCACGATCTCGGGCCCCCTCCGGGAGTTGAGGGTCCAGGTCGAGCACATCGCCTCTCGTTTCCTGGAGTTCACCACCGAGCAGGTCTTCGCCCACTGTCTCGACGGACCGCATCGTCCGACCGACGCGAACACGGCCGTGGCGGCCTCACTCATACGAAAGGTGCGACCCCTCGCGCAGCGGACGGTGGATGCCGAACTCACCCGGGCCATGAGCCTGTTCGCGCTACGTCATCTGCGGTTGCGCCTCGGAGCGGAAGAAGCCCCGCCGCCCGAGGACAGGACGCGGTGCGTGGCGATGCCTGCGGAGACAATGAGGGCTGTCGAGGGGCTGGTTGGCGCTGAGCGAGCGACTGAGTTCATCGCGCTGGCCGCCGAACGAGAGGTGCGGGCCCGGGCCTTGGACCGACTCGCCCCAAGTCACGGCACGTCAGTTGATCTTGACGAAGCGCCTTGA